From one Dermacentor variabilis isolate Ectoservices chromosome 3, ASM5094787v1, whole genome shotgun sequence genomic stretch:
- the LOC142574748 gene encoding uncharacterized protein LOC142574748: MAYAIRRPLLVEKRKPTSEEVAAFEENVLKGFEHLIGDDKFAAGDKVTLADFCLFSDIIGVPEMRFFNKAKFQKLSSYYERVLPEITGFDEIYKPALTHIRERYGDLK, translated from the exons ATGGCGTACGCAATCAGA CGACCCCTCTTAGTTGAAAAGAGAAAGCCTACGAGCGAAGAAGTGGCAGCATTCGAAGAAAATGTGCTCAAGGGCTTCGAGCACCTTATCGGTGACGACAAGTTCGCCGCAGGTGACAAGGTCACGCTGGCTGATTTCTGCCTCTTCTCAGACATTATTGGAGTGCCCGAG ATGCGCTTCTTCAACAAGGCAAAGTTTCAGAAGCTGAGCAGCTACTACGAGCGCGTCCTGCCCGAAATTACTGGCTTCGATGAGATCTACAAGCCAGCGCTCACCCACATTCGGGAGCGCTATGGTGATCTGAAATGA